The Epinephelus lanceolatus isolate andai-2023 chromosome 12, ASM4190304v1, whole genome shotgun sequence genome segment tatttcacccccaaatgatcatttgtatatcagttgcTCACCCCACGTGACTTTGAATTCTGGAAAAAACTTTTGATGAGTTGAAGTCATAGGGAGTCATGTTTAACCACAGCAAAATAAAGCAAATATcctttacatacatttacaaatctcacacaacttgtTCACGTTGACAGCACTTTACAGATAACAACAATGGCACAACAtggcaatgaaaataatttcctgtcactgttatgtggtggctgatctcgtcctctgcctGGAGGGAAAGGAGCTCCTGGGCATCCTTGTTGTCCAAGTTTGTGAACATTTTCAGccgctttttttcttctttgagttagctgctaacttctaacagctactttttaaatctcctgcggTGGGTCACACAAATAACACGTCATTAAAACGTCACACCTGTGCCTCCCATAAtcccgtcctgccagctgtccctttcATACAGACATTGTTTCGGCACTATTACTACCTCTGATGCTGGcgtaaaggcgagacaactctgtccccccattctgtgaatgtaccttttatacagaatgaCACGGTGGAATAAAGACTTGAAATGCCCGCTTTGAACAGGAGTGTAAAAGGTTTctaaagtctcatttatccagtaaTATCCTCAGTActccccaaacacatgcatttttactgaaaccttactatttaaaacaaatctgtgtgcaaGACTGTTCATGTAGaagtattttaaatattgtttgggaagtactgaccatacaactggataaatcagacttggattatactgcaccaaACAGCTgtgttgatatagttttgctgttgttaactGTGGTTGCCTAAGACTTAAGTTCATGGataatgtttgcattttttggatgctttgttcactgtggaggcatgtccTCACAAAGTCAACATAagacagggtgagtaattgatatacaaatgatcttTTGGAGGAGGAGTATTCCTTTGATATAAAAGCATACATTTATTGCATTTGCCATAAGTGTACTTTACATAGTATTCCACAATTGTTGACTTGTTACCCAGATGTCAGATGTAATGTAACACTTAAAGTCAGTGTGTCTTAATCTGGGAGTCACCCATGTGATTGTGAGATTCATCTAAGCTGCTGCAAGACGATTACTTGAGTCAGAAATGAGGGAAAAAAGTGAATTTTGCGTCACAtaactatctttttttttttttgtcatctttttttttttttcttcgacTTCTCCAAATACTGTAAACTTGTACTTCCTCAGACCTCTAAACCTGAATACATTTCAGGTCAAAAGTGCTTTGTATTAAGGGGtcataagcaaaaaaaaaaaaaaaaaaaaaaaaagtcatgtgtCAGTCACATTATATGAATCACCAGTCTTAAGAGTTGCATTTTAAGCTGCTTTGAAAATGTCTGACTGGATACATCGTTTATTTGTCATtgaaaaaaaactgacaaaagcACATTTGTGTTTGCATGAGAGTAAAACaattcacagaaaaaaagacaaatgatgTAAGACAAAATGCCAagcagagtgaatctggggttggctttcacgtTCTCTGGCGATACTGTCTACAAACAGTTATGGACAATTCTGTCttagtatacctttaacataGTGTCAAAATTAATACATATGCCGAAGATTTCCACTCATGAGTGACATGATATTTGTAATCATTGCAATTATGTGATGTTGTGAATAAAGTGTGTGAGATGATGCATTGTCTCTGGTTTCTTCCTCATGATGCATCAGCCATGACTTTGGTTCCACAGACCCGTCCATCTTCGGAGTGTCCATTCCCATCATGTCAGTGGTAAGTAGTCAACAACACACTCTGTTATCTGTGTgattatgatttaaaaacatTGATTGCCACATTTATGCCGGCGTGTCCAAGTCACTGTGACTCACACTGTGCTGTAAAAGGGAAAGTAAGCCAAGTTATGTCGTTAATCATCATCAGGGAATGTGTGGCAGGACGAGAACATAACACAAAGTAGAATTCCTGGTGGAAAGATGCCTTGTTTGAATAGTGACACATTGAAGTTTTTTACTCACACAGGGTCTTCCTCTTAGTCAAACTTGGATTATTAGACACAGTAGGTGTTTCCAGTGCTGCTCAGATGAGACTAAACCTGTTCTaccattttgttttcacaaCACATGCCCTCTGTCCCTCTGCCGTAGATGGCGGACCAGCAGGCAGCCATGTTTGGAGAGTGCTGCTTTGACATTGGTGATGTCAAGATCACTATGGGAACAGGCACCTTTATGGACATCAACACCGGGAGCCAACCACATACATCCGTAGCAGGTGAGGCAAGATGCACAAGAATTTTAAGGTTATTCTATCCAGATGTGTCCATACAGCCACATTACAAGTTTCCTCTCTGCAGGTCTGTATCCTCTGGTGGGCTGGAAGATCGGCTCAGAGGTGGTGTATCTGGCGGAGGGCAACGCAGCAGACACAGGCACTGCCATCAAATGGGCACAGGAGCTGGGTGAGCAATAAGTAGTGTACAGTCACTCCGATGgtaacatctttttttatcttattcACAAGAATGTTGGCAGGTAGGTGAAAGGTTTTATGAGGTTGTAttcatcaaaaacaaaatgcaggaaTCAAGTTATCCATGTTTAAAGTAGAACTCATCTTTAtactcttcaaagccagactccattgacaaaaacggtcATTTTAACTCACTGAAcgtgggagctgctggtctaccactgccttgaacAGTTAATTTGTTCGTCTTATTGtgtcctggacctcattgttttccaagTTAGCGGACATTTTCAGCTCCTGTTCTTCTatttttgagttagctgctaactgctatcagctacttttttaATGTCCTGCTTTGCTTCACAAAAATAACACGTCATTTAATTGTCACACCTGTGCCTcccatgatcccgtcctgccagctgtgTTCATACAGACATAGTTTCGACACGGTTACTACCTCCGATAATGGCTTAAAGACAAGACGACTCTGTTACCCCATTCTGTGATTGtgccttttatacagaacagcgtGGTGGCATAACAACGTGAAGTTCCCACCTTGAACAAGACTGTGAAATTTTCCTTCTTTAAATATTATTGTTTGGGAAGTATTGAGCATACGACTGGgagtgagacttggattatactgcacaagctgTGTGAGTTAGTACGTAGACGTTTTGATATGGGTCGCCCATGACTTCAGTTCACCAAGAATATTCTCCATGATGCAAtgtaacacggggtgagtaagTAGTATACAAAAGGTTATTTAGGGGATGAAATATTCCGTGAAAGTTGTCTGTGTGTAAGAAATAATCCTCTTTACTCTGAGCAGCGACTGACAGATTCAGAGGGAGTGTGTTAAACCTGCGTGTGTCGTTGCAGAGCTCTTCTCTGACGTCCAGGAGACCAGCGCCATGGCTTATAGTGTCAGCGACTCAGACGGAGTGTGTTTCGTTCCTTCCTTCAGCGGCCTGCAGGTAGATGTGTACAATGTGCATGTCAGTgtatctgtgtaaaaaaaaaaaaaaaaagtatttacttTTCTATACAGACGTGCACACAACCATATTCACTGTAGCACATGTAGTTTGAAATGAATGCGGGCATTGATTTACCTTTTTACTTTCTCTGTGTAacatggttttgtgtctctttttttttctctgccctCCATTGTGATCTGGCCTTTGTAAGTGTGTCCTGAATGTTTAAGTTTATAAGCATGTGATTACAAATCTAATGGTTGCACAAATAGGAGCTATATACAGTAACCACGTAAAACAGTATAGCTGCACTCTTGCTGACCAGAGGCCTGTAAGTTTCACTTGAGGACcattttatagattttttttttaaccaggtcTGTTTTTCACTGAGATATTTGACacgtttatgtatttatttatcatccAAAGGCTCCTCTGAATGATCCCAAAGCTTGTGCCTCACTCATGGGCCTCAAACCTTCAACCAATAAAAGTCATCTGGTGCGTGCCATTCTGGAGTCTATTGCCTTTAGGTGAGCTGTTCTGTTCAACCTTCCTTACCATCATTCTCATTCATTCTACTGACTACTTACATGCTCATATTGTAATGTGATAAAtaacattcattttcattagccacaTAAACAGCTTTGTAGGACTATTGTCTTTTtcggaataagggcaaaaaccagaatattttgtgtgtgtaaacgTAGTCAGTGATATTGTCTCTTGTACTTATTCTTTTTAGGAACAAGCAGCTCTACGAGACGATGCTGAGAGAAACTGACATTCCCATCACCAAGATCAGGTGCGGTTTTCCTAATCCACTAAAGTGTATCTCATTGTAGTAATGTAAACTCGCTGCACACATGAAAAAGAGTCATGTAAGCATTTAGCTCACGTCGTCGTCTCCCAACTCTTTGATATCCCAGCTTACAGTGCAGTATCTGATTTGTAGGATTTTTGGATTTCAGCCAGCAAACTGGACATAACAGAGTGGACTCCTGTGTACCCTGCCTCCACTAATGCAGTTCAGCTTTTATTGGCAATGCATTACAGCTCTATATTTCTCTGATACTGTTACAGTAAAGTGAGTTTCTATGTAATTGAGTGTgctatctttctttctttccgtCTCAGGGTGGATGGCGGTGTTTCTGCCAACGACTTCGTCATGCAGCTGACTGCAGACCTGTTTGGCAGGAAGGTAGCCAGACCTCAACACTTGGAAATGTCGTGTTTAGGGGCTGCTTTTGTCGGAGGGCTTGGAACGGGTATGCAGACACGCTCGCACATGACGTGACATGCTTTTCAAATGCTCAACATTTTTGCAGTTCTTCTTGGCCAGTTGTTTGAACCTGTGTGTCCTGGAGATGTTGCTCAACACAAAGAAGAGAAGCAGCTCTGTCAAGCAGTTAGACAAAGACCAGACGCTTAAATGTTACTCTTTACTTTCAATATGATTCCTTGTTTTCCTCTAAAAATATCACAAATCCTTGTCCTGACAGTGGGTTGCATTTGAAAAGTCATGATCAAAAGTCCTATTTTTATTCCTGGCACTGGCAGGAGAAGCAAACTGAAATGCTGCTCTTTGTTATGTAACCTGTTTTCCATTTAATTATTCACATTATGTAATTAGATTATTATACATTAGTCAGTGTTTAATTAAATCAAACACAGACGATGAATTTGTCCGTGTTGTTTTATAACAGGACAGAAGCAGGTGGTGCTGATGACTGAATAATAATGTGAATCATGTGTTTGAGAACCATTAGTTCTTATTGGATCAGCAGCCAGTAGTGTTGGgtgatgtgaaaaaaaaattctgcagCACTTTCAGCCATTGATTAGCGATGGGGGCATAGGCTCATTTGTATCACTCAGAGTGCCACATTCTGAATTTATAGGACTTCTTGTGTCACACAGGCATCTTTTTTTAAGGCTTGGTGTTTATGTTGCTTACCTTCTGTCCTCCACTGTCACTGCAGGCTTCTGGAGGACCAAGGAAGAGCTGAAGAAGCTGCAGAACACAGACGAGGCATTCTTGCCCAAAGGAGTACCCCAGGGCGGTGCTTGCAGCCCAAATCGGGAATACATCCCCGTTGTTCAGAGCTGGGAGAAAGCTCTCCGACGCTCCATGAATTGGTACAAGCCTTGACACTGGATGCACACACCAGGAGATCCAGGGTTTGACCGAACGGGAAGATAGAGACATGGGTTTTGAGTCCTATATGACAGCAGATGATCCTtatgaaacaaaataactgttaaGATGACAACCATCAGCTGTGTCTCTGAACTATTTTAAGGGGAAATTTttaagtgacacaaagaaattaTACGTACATGATTTGGCATCTTTCAACCTTTTGTGTCTAAGTttctaatgggaacaacaatgtTGTCCAGTACTGAGCGACAGGGCTCCAGCTGGTTGCCACATAATCACTTGGGGCATGTTTGCACAGTCAGTGTACGTCCTCTAAAAGTGTTTGGTTTtgctactgacaggctcagattgttaataTATAGCTGTGTTTCcgccaaacactttcggtacaTACATACCGAAGCGATACATACCCCATACGGACATATACTtaacctttctttttttcaccGCAGACAgtactctgctgctccgtccagctctcgctgtatttcctgttCAGGAGTGATGGAGAGGAACATCTGCACCTCGCTGATCGTCCATGTAACAGGGTTTCACACTgaaattttttaaaacaaagactGGAGTGTTTCTCTGTCGCAACTGATGGGAAATTGAAAAATAGTGGCCGTGTTCATTGGGTCGAGAGAGGGGTTATGAAAAAACAGAACTAAATGGAACAGATTTATTGGTACCACCCACAACTTTTGACACTGGAAATGCAAATGTAACCTTTCTAATGTGTAACCAACTGAACTACACCAGACTGCTTGATGGAAATGAGACAGTCAGACAACAATATAGAAAgtatccctacagagatagacttttttgttaaagaataaagtcctttttgtttaaacagAAACCCCTGAAGCCCTGAAATCGCCATCACCtcacccaccagactccatttaaataaacagtcattttaacgTGCATAGAGCCAGCATtgtttcacatctaactggatgATTCAAgggtttattttaacaaaaCCAGAGTGGATGGTTGTTTGAACAGTTTAAATACAAACTGAGACTGTTTAGTGAGTtatattttgtgtctgtcaactctgaatgaagtgtgttttacgatgataaaattaccacttatttaaatggagtctggtgggtttagtGATATTGATTGCGCGGCTGTTTatgtttaaacaaaaaggatcttattcTTTAACCATAAATCTATTTCTGTACTAATGCTTTCCATAatggtgtcagacacttataataaaaatctgagcctgtcagtggcaaaaacaagaactTAAGTGAAGGTAAATTGAGGAAAATGCcccgagtggttacattgcagcctgttttgccgcTGCTAACTGAAGCCCTCCCGCTTAATAgtggaccagtttaaaaaatgttgtctccattagtaactcagacacaaaaacatgagtaaACAGGATCcacctttaaaaatatatatataaaattaaaggaAATAACACAGCTTTCTTCTACTGAAAAGAAACACAGCTGAAGGTCATACTCTTTGACATCATGGTACAGCACTGATAACTGATTGAAAGCAGGGTTGTGGGAATGGTCCAGTACAGGTCTGATCCAGGCCAGAGCGCTGTCAGCCTCCTTCACAACCTTGAGTTGTGGTCAACATGCACAAGTTACTGCACCTTTTACTTGATTTCTTCACACCATCGATACCTTATTCTGTATGCTTTCCACATCTCAAGCCACTGGTGCCTCTTCATGTCACAGTCTTTCATCCAGCTGGGATAATATTGGTACTGTTTCCCACATGGGGGCGCTAATGACTGGCTTTACAGCTCTTTAATTTATGAACGCCATAGCAACCACATGTCACATGATAATAAGGATTGAAATCAGTGATACCAGATTGACACATGATCCTCTGTGAGGAAGAAGAACAGCACTTGGCCCTTCTGTTTGTGACACCTCAAGATTTGTAGAGCTCTAAATAGGAAGCAGAATTTCAAGATGTTGTAAAATTGTGCCAGACTCTGAACTAACGCAGTTTAGTATTTGCCTTTTTGACTAACTGTTTCTTTTCGATTTGACagtattttcttgttttcttttcaagGAAAAGTTAGGCCTCTGGAGAAAATCTCCAGTCACACATGTTGCCATTTGGAAATCTGGAGCAGCTTTAATTTTATAATGATAAATTCTGGCTGCACGCTTTACAAAGGACTTAAACTCACCTTCGATCAAAGTACAATAATTAAATGTGATTGAACGTGATGATAATATTGTTTAAATATGACTGGAACAAAAACTAATTATCCatgcttttctctgtgtgagAGAATCCCACTGGATTTTAGTATTTTAGCACCTTGTTGTCAGAAATGATTCTCGCCTTTTTGATGCATCTCACAACTCCGCTGGAAATGATTGTGGctctgtttacacctggtattgaTATGCGTCTTGGGTGAGTGGATCACAAGCAGACTTCACTAACGcacaggtgtgaatgcacacaATGAGATCAGATCCCTCAGACCACATTCAgactcagacaactttattcaTTCGGAGGTGGTCTGGTCCGCATATGGCCACGTTCTTTCACCAGGGTGAGCGCTAATGTGTTCTGGGCCACATGAAGGACTGCCTGCTCAGCTGACGTCCTTGAGTATCAACTCCTCGCCAGTACACGCAGCGCTGAAGGACCGTCTGCTCTCCTGGCAAACGGTCAGTTCAACGTCTGCCCAGTTAGAAGCAGCTTTAAACAGTACTTAgaaactcacacaaacactaaaaTGGCTCTACTCTTTCTGAGCTGGGTAacgctgtgtgatgctaacagttagccctggcACTGTGTGATTATGGGCATACCCTCCTACttagccacagtgacacatttaGCTTTCGCAAACAAAATGATGTATGCGTTAACTTGCATATAGAGCAGAAGACTGAGATCTAAATACAAGTGGTCTGTTGAGAGGCATGGGGAGAAGCATCCTAATGCCAGGTTAAAAAAGACTTTGAACTGACTGCTTGTGGTCAGATTGTCCAAgacgcatgttaataccaggtgtaaagcTCCGTGAGGGGGATTTTTATAGGTATACATGGGGATTCCAACATTTAGCTTTACTGCAATAGCCTTCATTAATCTCAATTTTTGCTATCAAACAAGTCGATCAGGGATCAGGGTTGATTTAAATATTAGCTGGACTGACCTAAAATGAATTAGGAtacataaaaatatgtatttgagTGTTATTTCTTATCCATGTTTTG includes the following:
- the gk5 gene encoding glycerol kinase 5 translates to MGSQRNGFKKETFILSVDVGTTSIRCHVYDKEATIRGSCTTKIVPLYPEVGYVEMDPDALWKGFITVVKGAVQDAEVQMHQIEALGISTQRGTFTTWDRRTGVPFHNFISWQDQRSADLVKSWNRSCTMKTIHGAMKAVYFVTREKRSLAASLIVFSTQHVTFRLVWVLTHCKQVCQAVAEGNCCFGTIDTWLLFKLTKGKVHATDYSNASATGIFDSYQMCWSGFLCSLVSLPLSIFPKVEDTGHDFGSTDPSIFGVSIPIMSVMADQQAAMFGECCFDIGDVKITMGTGTFMDINTGSQPHTSVAGLYPLVGWKIGSEVVYLAEGNAADTGTAIKWAQELELFSDVQETSAMAYSVSDSDGVCFVPSFSGLQAPLNDPKACASLMGLKPSTNKSHLVRAILESIAFRNKQLYETMLRETDIPITKIRVDGGVSANDFVMQLTADLFGRKVARPQHLEMSCLGAAFVGGLGTGFWRTKEELKKLQNTDEAFLPKGVPQGGACSPNREYIPVVQSWEKALRRSMNWYKP